A single window of Paenibacillus sp. SYP-B4298 DNA harbors:
- a CDS encoding nucleoside-diphosphate sugar epimerase → MMQHKVDEIIEHLSISHQQLARVLEAKRHVAVRMAQIVHDIPDQHPDLDGFDGLVDSAQVVSKSVVSYLNSLADLQEMVAENLSHIMKELLAQEEE, encoded by the coding sequence CACAAGGTCGATGAGATCATAGAGCATCTGTCCATTTCACACCAGCAGCTTGCCCGTGTATTGGAAGCGAAACGGCATGTCGCGGTCCGCATGGCGCAGATCGTACATGATATTCCGGATCAGCACCCAGACTTGGACGGCTTTGATGGTCTGGTGGATAGCGCCCAGGTTGTCTCCAAGAGTGTCGTCTCTTACTTGAACAGCCTGGCTGATCTGCAGGAGATGGTTGCGGAGAACCTGTCGCATATTATGAAGGAACTGCTGGCACAGGAGGAGGAGTAG